One Streptomyces fagopyri DNA window includes the following coding sequences:
- a CDS encoding DUF2510 domain-containing protein → MSMTPPPGWYRDPSYPLVERWWDGTAWTDHRRQPGTLPVPLAPPERGGRGPGRAKAVALVAAGAVLVTSIVTGVLVLGRNDGSDGAAAARTTPPGTPSAPSKGRSPSVPSTTGPRSGAPSVVVDELNGITLPLPGGWVEPRDAAEDDLVLTTPGTYDCPGDPGLCRRGRVVSRTVTANAEDSPKTLAEQDIDDAANTAYDRDALGDRPYRGITSHRLLKAGSVAVAGRAGYLVRWRVRTGVGPGGYVESLAFASSVGSQAPVIVRFAFDAGADGPPLADMDRITEGIRATGDAGTGGGVGSSIGPSR, encoded by the coding sequence ATGAGCATGACGCCCCCACCCGGCTGGTACCGCGACCCGTCGTACCCGCTCGTCGAGCGCTGGTGGGACGGCACCGCGTGGACCGATCACCGGCGGCAGCCCGGGACCCTGCCGGTGCCCCTCGCCCCACCGGAACGAGGCGGCCGCGGCCCCGGCCGCGCGAAGGCCGTGGCACTCGTCGCCGCCGGAGCCGTCCTCGTCACCTCGATCGTCACGGGCGTCCTCGTCCTCGGCCGGAACGACGGGAGCGACGGCGCCGCGGCGGCACGGACCACACCGCCCGGCACACCCTCCGCACCGTCGAAGGGGCGCTCCCCGTCCGTCCCCTCCACTACCGGACCCCGCTCCGGTGCCCCGTCCGTCGTCGTCGACGAGCTCAACGGCATCACGCTGCCGCTGCCCGGGGGCTGGGTCGAACCCCGTGACGCCGCCGAGGACGACCTGGTGCTGACCACCCCCGGAACGTACGACTGCCCCGGCGACCCCGGCCTGTGCCGGCGCGGCAGGGTCGTCTCGCGCACCGTCACGGCGAACGCCGAGGACTCCCCGAAGACCCTCGCCGAACAGGACATCGACGACGCCGCGAACACCGCGTACGACCGCGACGCCCTCGGTGACCGCCCCTACCGGGGCATCACGTCGCACCGGTTGCTGAAGGCGGGCTCGGTCGCGGTCGCGGGCCGCGCCGGATACCTGGTGCGCTGGCGGGTCCGCACCGGGGTGGGACCGGGCGGATACGTCGAGTCGCTGGCGTTCGCCTCCAGCGTCGGATCACAGGCGCCCGTCATCGTCCGCTTCGCCTTCGACGCCGGCGCCGACGGACCGCCGCTCGCCGACATGGACCGGATCACCGAGGGGATCCGGGCGACGGGCGACGCGGGCACCGGCGGGGGAGTGGGCAGCAGCATCGGCCCCTCCCGGTAG
- a CDS encoding gamma-glutamyl-gamma-aminobutyrate hydrolase family protein, translating to MGSRPLIGVSTYLESGARWGVWELEAVLLPAGYPRLVQRSGGLAALLPPDDPSLAASAVARLDALVVAGGPDVDPVHYGAERSPRTGPPAARRDAWELALIRAALDAGTPLLGICRGMQLLNVALGGTLVQHIEGHVKDAGVFGRHDVTPVPGTRYAEIAPESCAVPTYHHQAVDRLGQGLTVSAYAADGTVEAVELPRPDWVLGVQWHPEMGEDLRVVESLVRAAS from the coding sequence GTGGGCAGCAGACCGCTGATCGGCGTGAGCACGTATCTGGAGTCCGGGGCGCGCTGGGGAGTGTGGGAGCTGGAGGCCGTGCTGCTGCCGGCCGGCTATCCGCGGCTGGTCCAGCGGTCCGGGGGGCTCGCCGCGCTGCTGCCGCCGGACGATCCCTCGCTGGCGGCCTCGGCGGTCGCCCGGCTCGACGCGCTCGTCGTCGCGGGCGGGCCGGACGTCGACCCGGTCCACTACGGCGCCGAGCGCTCACCGCGGACGGGTCCGCCCGCCGCCCGGCGCGACGCCTGGGAACTCGCCCTGATCCGGGCCGCGCTGGACGCCGGAACCCCGCTCCTAGGCATCTGCCGGGGTATGCAGCTCCTCAACGTCGCCCTCGGCGGCACGCTCGTCCAGCACATCGAAGGCCATGTGAAGGACGCCGGGGTCTTCGGCCGCCATGACGTGACACCCGTGCCGGGCACCCGGTACGCGGAGATCGCGCCGGAGTCCTGCGCCGTGCCGACCTATCACCATCAGGCGGTGGACCGGCTCGGCCAGGGCCTGACCGTCTCGGCGTACGCCGCGGACGGCACGGTCGAGGCGGTCGAACTCCCGCGCCCCGACTGGGTGCTGGGCGTGCAGTGGCATCCGGAGATGGGGGAGGACCTCCGAGTCGTCGAGTCGCTGGTACGAGCCGCGTCCTGA
- a CDS encoding FadR/GntR family transcriptional regulator, with the protein MTQAGPDRGPGSAGDGLAPVLRPVRAGNGFEEALEQILQVVRLGLVPGGERLPAERELAERLGISRVTLREVLKVLQDQGLVESRRGRYGGTFVRPRDTAPGQDELRRRTAGVDIEDVLRFREVLEVGAAGLCAAHGLDGDRAGRLREALAHTHDAPLADYRRLDTMLHLTLAELAGSPSLTAQYAAVRASVNDLLDCIPLLVRNLEHSQRQHTALVEAVLDGDADGAREMMREHCEGTAALLRGFLA; encoded by the coding sequence ATGACGCAGGCGGGTCCCGACCGTGGTCCGGGAAGCGCGGGGGACGGGCTGGCGCCGGTGCTGCGCCCGGTGCGGGCGGGCAACGGTTTCGAGGAGGCGCTGGAGCAGATCCTCCAGGTGGTCCGGCTCGGCCTGGTGCCGGGCGGGGAACGACTGCCCGCCGAACGGGAGTTGGCCGAGCGGCTCGGGATCAGCCGGGTGACCCTGCGCGAGGTGCTGAAGGTGCTCCAGGACCAGGGGCTGGTCGAGTCGCGGCGCGGCCGGTACGGCGGCACGTTCGTACGGCCGAGGGACACGGCACCCGGCCAGGACGAACTGCGGCGCCGGACCGCCGGCGTCGACATCGAGGACGTACTGCGCTTCCGGGAGGTGCTGGAGGTGGGAGCGGCCGGACTGTGCGCCGCGCACGGGCTCGACGGCGACCGGGCCGGCCGGCTGCGCGAGGCGCTCGCGCACACCCATGACGCGCCGCTCGCCGACTACCGCCGCCTGGACACGATGCTCCATCTCACCCTGGCGGAGCTGGCCGGCTCCCCGTCGCTGACGGCCCAGTACGCGGCCGTCCGCGCGTCCGTCAACGACCTGCTCGACTGCATCCCGCTGCTGGTACGGAACCTGGAGCATTCCCAGCGCCAGCACACCGCGCTGGTCGAGGCGGTGCTCGACGGGGACGCGGACGGGGCGCGGGAGATGATGCGCGAGCACTGCGAGGGAACGGCCGCGCTGCTGCGGGGCTTCCTGGCGTGA
- a CDS encoding glutamine synthetase family protein, which translates to MADRTPPLAVEELRTLVADGEIDTVVLAFPDMQGRLQGKRFAARFFLDEVLEHGTEGCNYLLAVDTEMNTVDGYAMSSWERGYGDFAMHPDPGTLRRVPWNAGTALLIADLAWNDGSPVVAAPRQILRRQLDRLAERGLTAQVGTELEFIVFKDTYEQAWDARYRGLTPANQYNIDYSVLGTGRIEPLLRRIRNEMQAAGLTVESAKGECNPGQHEIAFKYDEALVTCDQHAVYKTGAKEIASQEGVSLTFMAKYDEREGNSCHIHLSLADADGTNVMAGSAEDPGGMSETMRRFLAGQLAALRDFALLYAPNINSYKRFQPGSFAPTAVAWGHDNRTCALRVVGHGRSMRFENRLPGGDVNPHLAVAGLVAAGLYGIEHELELPEACTGNAYTAAYEHVPTTLREAAELWENSPVARAAFGDEVVAHYRNMARVELEAFDAAVTDWELRRSFERM; encoded by the coding sequence GTGGCAGACCGCACACCCCCGCTCGCCGTCGAGGAACTGCGCACCCTCGTCGCGGACGGCGAGATCGACACCGTCGTCCTGGCCTTCCCCGACATGCAGGGCCGCCTCCAGGGAAAGCGGTTCGCCGCGCGCTTCTTCCTGGACGAGGTCCTCGAACACGGCACCGAGGGCTGCAACTACCTCCTCGCCGTCGACACCGAGATGAACACCGTCGACGGCTACGCCATGTCCTCGTGGGAGCGGGGCTACGGCGACTTCGCCATGCACCCCGATCCCGGCACCCTGCGGCGCGTCCCCTGGAACGCGGGCACCGCCCTGCTCATCGCCGACCTCGCCTGGAACGACGGTTCGCCGGTGGTGGCGGCCCCCCGGCAGATCCTGCGCCGCCAGCTCGACCGGCTCGCCGAGCGGGGCCTGACCGCGCAGGTCGGTACCGAACTCGAGTTCATCGTCTTCAAGGACACCTACGAGCAGGCCTGGGACGCGCGCTACCGGGGCCTCACCCCGGCGAACCAGTACAACATCGACTACTCGGTGCTGGGGACCGGGCGCATCGAGCCGCTGCTGCGCCGCATCCGCAACGAGATGCAGGCCGCGGGGCTGACCGTCGAGTCCGCCAAGGGCGAGTGCAACCCGGGCCAGCACGAGATCGCGTTCAAGTACGACGAGGCACTCGTCACCTGCGACCAGCACGCCGTCTACAAGACCGGCGCGAAGGAGATCGCCTCCCAGGAGGGCGTCTCGCTCACCTTCATGGCGAAGTACGACGAGCGCGAGGGCAACTCCTGCCACATCCACCTCTCGCTCGCGGACGCCGACGGCACGAACGTGATGGCGGGCTCGGCCGAGGACCCCGGCGGCATGTCGGAGACCATGCGCCGGTTCCTCGCCGGACAGCTCGCCGCGCTCAGGGACTTCGCGCTCCTCTACGCGCCCAACATCAACTCGTACAAGCGCTTCCAGCCCGGCTCCTTCGCGCCGACCGCCGTCGCCTGGGGACACGACAACCGCACCTGTGCGCTGCGCGTCGTCGGTCACGGCCGCTCGATGCGCTTCGAGAACCGGCTGCCCGGCGGTGACGTCAACCCGCACCTGGCCGTCGCCGGACTCGTCGCGGCCGGCCTGTACGGCATCGAGCACGAACTCGAACTGCCCGAGGCGTGCACCGGGAACGCGTACACCGCGGCGTACGAGCACGTGCCGACCACCCTGCGCGAGGCCGCCGAGCTCTGGGAGAACAGCCCCGTCGCGCGGGCCGCCTTCGGTGACGAGGTGGTCGCGCACTACCGCAACATGGCGCGTGTCGAGCTGGAGGCCTTCGACGCCGCGGTGACCGACTGGGAGCTGCGCCGCTCCTTCGAACGCATGTGA
- a CDS encoding 3-oxoacyl-ACP reductase: MTEATAGTESPAGNICRRLVGRTAVITGAGSGIGLATARRLASEGAHVVCGDVDEVGGKAAADEVGGIFVKVDVTDPEQVETLFRTAYDTYGSVDVAFNNAGISPPDDDSILDTGLEAWRRVQEVNLTSVYLCCKAAIPYMRRQGRGSIINTASFVARMGAATSQISYTASKGGVLAMSRELGVQFAREGIRVNALCPGPVNTPLLQELFAKDPERAARRLVHIPVGRFAEAEEIAAAVAFLASDDSSFVNAADFLVDGGISGAYVTPL; the protein is encoded by the coding sequence GTGACCGAAGCCACCGCAGGTACCGAATCCCCCGCAGGGAACATCTGCCGCCGCCTCGTCGGCCGCACCGCCGTCATCACCGGCGCCGGCAGCGGCATCGGACTCGCCACCGCGCGCCGGCTCGCCTCCGAGGGCGCTCACGTCGTCTGCGGCGACGTCGACGAGGTCGGCGGCAAGGCCGCCGCCGACGAGGTGGGCGGCATCTTCGTCAAGGTCGACGTCACCGACCCCGAGCAGGTCGAGACCCTCTTCAGGACGGCGTACGACACCTACGGATCGGTCGACGTCGCCTTCAACAACGCGGGCATCTCGCCGCCCGACGACGACTCCATCCTGGACACCGGCCTGGAGGCCTGGAGGCGCGTCCAGGAGGTCAACCTCACCTCCGTCTACCTGTGCTGCAAGGCCGCGATCCCCTACATGCGCCGCCAGGGCAGGGGCTCCATCATCAACACGGCGTCCTTCGTCGCCCGGATGGGCGCGGCGACCTCCCAGATCTCGTACACCGCCTCCAAGGGCGGCGTGCTCGCCATGTCCCGCGAGCTGGGAGTGCAGTTCGCCCGCGAAGGCATCCGGGTCAACGCCCTGTGCCCCGGACCGGTCAACACCCCGCTCCTACAAGAGCTGTTCGCCAAGGACCCGGAGCGCGCCGCGCGCCGGCTCGTCCACATCCCGGTCGGCCGGTTCGCCGAGGCCGAGGAGATCGCCGCGGCGGTCGCCTTCCTCGCCAGCGACGACTCCTCCTTCGTGAACGCCGCCGACTTCCTGGTGGACGGAGGGATCTCGGGCGCGTACGTCACGCCCCTGTAG
- a CDS encoding aldehyde dehydrogenase family protein, producing MLDPATEEVVATVPAATAADVDAAVLRASRAQLRWAALAPGDRARLLRRFAVVVDEHREELARLEVREAGHTIGNARWEAGNVRDLLDYAAGGVERLTGRQIPVAGGLDITLLEPLGVVGVIAPWNFPMPIAAWGAAPALAAGNAVLLKPAETTPLTALRLAELALEAGLPEHLLQVLPGAGPVAGDALVEHPGVAKIVFTGSTSVGKQVLAKGAALLKRVTLELGGKSPNIVFADADIEAAAAAAPMSFLDNSGQDCCARTRILVQRSVYERFLGLLAPAIESVVVGDPSDEATQMGPLISRAQLERVRSYVPAGLPGIRGKAPEGRGFWFPPTVLTDVEPHARVAVEEVFGPVAVVLPFEDEADAVRLANATDYGLAGSIWTRDVGRALRVSGAVRAGNLSVNSHSSVRYWTPFGGFKQSGIGRELGPDALTAFTETKNVFISTEGPAQ from the coding sequence GTGCTCGACCCGGCCACCGAGGAGGTCGTCGCCACCGTCCCGGCCGCCACCGCGGCCGACGTGGACGCCGCCGTCCTGCGGGCGTCCCGGGCGCAGCTCCGCTGGGCCGCGCTGGCGCCCGGCGACCGGGCCCGGCTGCTGCGCCGGTTCGCCGTCGTCGTCGACGAACACCGTGAGGAGCTCGCCCGGCTGGAGGTCCGCGAGGCCGGGCACACCATCGGCAACGCCCGCTGGGAGGCGGGAAACGTCCGCGATCTGCTCGACTACGCGGCCGGCGGAGTGGAGCGGCTGACCGGCCGTCAGATCCCGGTCGCGGGCGGCCTCGACATCACCCTCCTCGAACCCCTCGGTGTCGTGGGCGTCATCGCGCCCTGGAACTTCCCGATGCCGATCGCGGCCTGGGGCGCCGCCCCCGCGCTCGCGGCCGGCAACGCGGTCCTCCTCAAACCCGCCGAGACGACGCCCCTGACGGCACTACGGCTGGCCGAACTCGCCCTGGAGGCAGGCCTTCCGGAGCACCTTCTGCAAGTGCTGCCGGGAGCCGGCCCCGTCGCGGGTGACGCGCTGGTCGAGCACCCCGGCGTCGCGAAGATCGTCTTCACGGGGTCCACGAGCGTGGGCAAACAGGTGTTGGCGAAGGGCGCGGCCCTTCTCAAGCGCGTCACCCTGGAACTCGGCGGCAAGAGCCCCAACATCGTCTTCGCCGACGCCGACATCGAGGCAGCCGCGGCCGCCGCCCCCATGTCCTTCCTCGACAACTCGGGCCAGGACTGCTGCGCCCGCACCCGCATCCTCGTCCAGCGCTCCGTGTACGAGCGCTTCCTCGGGCTCCTCGCCCCGGCGATCGAGTCCGTCGTCGTCGGAGACCCGTCCGACGAGGCGACGCAGATGGGCCCGCTGATCTCCCGGGCACAGCTGGAGCGCGTGCGGTCGTACGTCCCCGCCGGCCTCCCCGGCATCCGCGGCAAGGCACCCGAGGGCCGCGGCTTCTGGTTCCCGCCCACCGTCCTCACGGACGTCGAGCCGCACGCGCGGGTGGCCGTCGAGGAGGTCTTCGGCCCGGTCGCGGTCGTCCTGCCCTTCGAGGACGAGGCGGACGCGGTCCGGCTCGCCAACGCCACCGACTACGGCCTCGCAGGCTCGATCTGGACCCGTGACGTCGGGCGGGCGCTGCGCGTCTCGGGAGCCGTCCGCGCCGGCAACCTCTCCGTCAACTCCCATTCCAGCGTCCGCTACTGGACCCCCTTCGGCGGCTTCAAGCAGTCCGGGATCGGCCGCGAACTCGGCCCGGACGCGCTCACCGCCTTCACCGAGACCAAGAACGTCTTCATCAGCACGGAGGGCCCCGCACAGTGA
- a CDS encoding LysR family transcriptional regulator has translation MGVSAEESTDGRAARSGAAGGGRGAGEPAAAGIAHRVPDLGALELLLAVARLGSLGRAARELGITQPAASSRIRSMERQLGVALVDRSPRGSRLTDAGALVTDWARRVVEAAEAFDAGAQALRDRRDSRLRVAASMTIAEYLLPGWLIALRGQRPDTAVSLLAGNSTAVAERLLTGEADLGFVEGLSVPAGLDSAVIAHDRLIVVTAPGHPWARRRAPLEGPELAATPLILREEGSGTRQVLDAALGGLARPLIELSSTTAVKAAAVSGAGPAVLSELALGEELSTHRLVSVPLSGVELRRALRAVWPTGHRPTGPARDLLSLTRGV, from the coding sequence ATGGGTGTGAGTGCTGAGGAGTCGACGGACGGCAGGGCGGCGCGGTCCGGTGCGGCGGGCGGGGGCCGGGGCGCCGGTGAGCCGGCCGCGGCCGGGATCGCGCACCGGGTGCCCGATCTCGGGGCGCTGGAACTGCTGCTCGCCGTGGCCCGGCTCGGGAGCCTCGGGCGGGCGGCGCGGGAACTGGGGATCACCCAGCCCGCGGCCAGCAGCCGGATCCGTTCCATGGAACGGCAGCTGGGCGTGGCGCTCGTCGACCGCTCGCCCAGGGGGTCACGTCTCACGGACGCGGGCGCGCTGGTCACGGACTGGGCGCGGCGGGTCGTCGAGGCGGCCGAGGCGTTCGACGCGGGGGCGCAGGCGCTGCGGGACCGGCGTGACTCGCGGCTGCGGGTGGCGGCGAGCATGACGATCGCCGAGTACCTGCTGCCGGGCTGGCTGATCGCGTTGCGCGGGCAGCGCCCGGACACGGCCGTCTCCCTGCTCGCGGGCAATTCCACCGCCGTCGCGGAACGCCTCCTCACGGGCGAGGCGGACCTGGGATTCGTGGAGGGGCTCTCGGTTCCCGCCGGGCTGGACTCCGCGGTCATCGCACACGACCGGCTGATCGTGGTGACGGCGCCGGGGCACCCGTGGGCCCGGCGCCGGGCTCCTCTGGAGGGGCCGGAACTCGCGGCGACCCCGTTGATCCTGCGGGAGGAGGGCTCGGGCACGCGCCAGGTGCTCGACGCGGCGCTGGGCGGTCTGGCGCGGCCCCTGATCGAGCTGTCCTCGACGACGGCGGTCAAGGCCGCCGCGGTGAGCGGCGCGGGCCCCGCCGTCCTCAGTGAACTGGCCCTCGGCGAGGAGCTGTCCACCCACCGTCTGGTGAGCGTCCCGCTCTCCGGAGTCGAGCTCCGCCGGGCCCTGCGCGCGGTCTGGCCCACGGGCCACCGCCCCACGGGCCCGGCCCGAGACCTGCTGTCACTGACGCGCGGGGTGTAG
- a CDS encoding haloacid dehalogenase-like hydrolase, translated as MRFRSVRAALVWALVAAATPAAAAPAPSGPRPDCPRLSESWYGDNRARLQRLIDTRGTCSGSGNTPVAAFDWDNTVTKNDVTDATLAWILRHDGILRPANWRDTSEWLTGAADRALTAACGTTTPVGAPLTTSAAPRCADEILEIRETGRTMDGAAAFAGDWNRRRTVPQYAWVPQLLAGHTVAELTSYARRARTEALAAPVGSTRTVGTHTLPAYVRYYAQQRDLIRTLRRAGFDVYIVSAGSEPVTEVWSRGVGVDARHTIAIRSVLDRHGRITPWNQGCGGVPATRGGAIPYIDGKRCWINQEIYGVHGAAAWRRQDPRHRVALAAGDADTDVTFVGDATGAHLVLNRNKSELMCRAYDDADGRWLVNPMFIGPLPRRPEPYPCSTNAYNAIDGGRGPVLRDDGSVVPDQRDSVH; from the coding sequence ATGCGATTCCGATCCGTCCGCGCCGCTCTCGTATGGGCCCTGGTCGCGGCCGCCACCCCGGCGGCCGCGGCGCCCGCCCCCTCCGGTCCCCGCCCCGACTGCCCACGGCTCTCGGAGAGCTGGTACGGCGACAACCGCGCCCGACTGCAACGGCTGATCGACACGCGAGGAACCTGTTCCGGGAGCGGGAACACCCCTGTCGCCGCGTTCGACTGGGACAACACGGTCACCAAGAACGACGTCACCGACGCCACCCTCGCCTGGATCCTGCGGCACGACGGGATCCTGCGCCCGGCGAACTGGCGGGACACCAGCGAGTGGCTCACCGGCGCGGCCGACCGCGCGCTGACCGCGGCGTGCGGCACCACCACCCCCGTGGGCGCTCCCCTCACCACCTCGGCGGCCCCCCGCTGCGCCGACGAGATCCTGGAGATCCGCGAGACCGGGCGGACCATGGACGGCGCCGCCGCCTTCGCCGGGGACTGGAACCGCCGGCGGACCGTCCCCCAGTACGCCTGGGTGCCCCAGCTCCTCGCCGGGCACACCGTCGCCGAACTGACCTCCTACGCCCGCCGTGCCCGTACCGAGGCCCTGGCCGCGCCCGTCGGTTCGACCCGCACGGTGGGCACGCACACCCTCCCCGCGTACGTCCGGTACTACGCCCAGCAGCGTGACCTGATCCGTACGCTCCGACGGGCCGGATTCGACGTCTACATCGTCTCGGCCGGCTCCGAACCCGTCACCGAGGTCTGGTCGCGCGGCGTCGGCGTCGACGCGCGGCACACGATCGCCATCCGCTCGGTCCTCGACCGGCACGGCCGGATCACCCCCTGGAACCAGGGCTGCGGCGGCGTACCGGCGACCCGGGGCGGGGCCATCCCCTACATCGACGGCAAGCGCTGCTGGATCAACCAGGAGATCTACGGTGTCCACGGTGCCGCGGCCTGGCGGCGGCAAGACCCGCGTCACCGTGTCGCGCTCGCGGCCGGCGACGCCGACACCGACGTCACCTTCGTCGGGGACGCCACCGGCGCGCACCTCGTGCTCAATCGCAACAAGAGCGAACTCATGTGCCGCGCCTACGACGACGCGGACGGCCGCTGGCTGGTCAACCCCATGTTCATCGGGCCGCTGCCGCGCAGGCCGGAGCCGTACCCGTGCTCGACGAACGCCTACAACGCCATCGACGGCGGCAGGGGACCCGTCCTGAGGGACGACGGTTCGGTCGTACCCGACCAGCGGGACTCCGTGCACTGA
- a CDS encoding amino acid deaminase/aldolase, with amino-acid sequence MTARAADRARYDRATAHLDAPLAIVDLEAFDANADDLVRRAGGKPIRVASKSVRCRALLERVLARDGFAGIMSFTLAESIWLARSGFDDVLLAYPSVDTAAYAELTGDPKLAAAVTVMVDDPAQLRLIDEARRGGTETVRVCLELDTSLRLLGGRVRVGALRSPLHSAEQVAEMARTVAGRPGFELVGIMAYEGHIAGVGDAVAGRPFRSRAVRLMQATARKELARRRAEVVRAVRAVAPDLEFVNGGGTGSVQQTAAEDAVTEIAAGSGLYVPRLFDNYTSFSGRPAALFAQPVVRRPGVGIVTVLGGGYPASGAPGADRLPVPHLPEGLRYDPQEGPGEVQTPLLGSPADDLLIGDKVWFRHAKAGELCERFDSLHLVEGDEVTATVPTYRGEGRTFL; translated from the coding sequence CGACCGGGCCACCGCTCACCTCGACGCCCCTCTCGCGATCGTGGACCTGGAGGCCTTCGACGCGAACGCGGACGACCTCGTCCGCAGGGCCGGCGGAAAGCCGATCCGGGTCGCCAGCAAATCCGTACGCTGCCGCGCCCTGCTCGAACGTGTCCTGGCCCGGGACGGCTTCGCGGGAATCATGTCCTTCACCCTCGCCGAGTCGATCTGGCTGGCCCGCTCCGGCTTCGACGACGTCCTCCTCGCCTACCCGTCGGTGGACACCGCGGCGTACGCGGAGCTGACCGGCGATCCCAAGCTCGCCGCCGCCGTCACCGTCATGGTCGACGACCCCGCCCAGCTCCGTCTCATCGACGAGGCCCGTCGGGGCGGCACCGAAACCGTGCGGGTCTGCCTGGAGTTGGACACCTCGCTCCGACTGCTCGGCGGGCGGGTCCGGGTCGGGGCGCTGCGCTCGCCGCTGCACTCGGCCGAGCAGGTCGCCGAGATGGCGCGGACCGTAGCCGGCCGGCCCGGCTTCGAGCTGGTGGGGATCATGGCGTACGAGGGCCACATCGCGGGCGTCGGCGACGCCGTGGCGGGACGGCCCTTCCGGTCGCGGGCCGTCAGGCTCATGCAGGCCACCGCCCGCAAGGAGCTGGCGCGACGGCGCGCCGAGGTGGTCCGCGCGGTACGGGCGGTGGCGCCGGACCTGGAGTTCGTCAACGGCGGGGGCACCGGCAGTGTGCAGCAGACGGCCGCCGAGGACGCGGTGACCGAGATCGCGGCCGGCTCCGGGCTCTACGTCCCCCGGCTGTTCGACAACTACACGTCCTTCAGCGGACGTCCCGCCGCGCTCTTCGCGCAGCCCGTCGTGCGCCGTCCCGGTGTCGGGATCGTCACGGTGCTCGGCGGCGGCTATCCGGCCTCGGGAGCGCCGGGCGCCGACCGGCTCCCGGTCCCCCACCTTCCGGAGGGGTTGCGGTACGACCCCCAGGAGGGGCCGGGCGAGGTGCAGACCCCGCTGCTCGGCTCCCCCGCGGACGACCTGCTCATCGGCGACAAGGTGTGGTTCCGGCACGCCAAGGCCGGGGAGCTGTGCGAGCGCTTCGACTCGCTGCACCTGGTGGAGGGCGACGAGGTGACGGCGACCGTCCCGACGTACCGCGGAGAGGGACGCACGTTCCTCTGA
- a CDS encoding TDT family transporter, with product MVTAAQPVLPRTAAGTLRPRAAAVRHLGPNWYSSVMGTAIVATAGAGLPGAFPGLRTFCLVVWALSAVLLMTLLGARALHWTHHRDQARAHLLDPAMAPFYGCLAMALLAVGGATLVVGRDWIGTPAAVAVDAVLFGVGTVAALAAALAVPYLMIVHHRIRPDQATPVWLLPLVAPMVSAAVGPLLVPHLPPGQAREALLLGCFALFGLSLLATFVMLPVIFSRLLTGGPLPLVLTPTLFLVLGPLGQSTTATGKFADFAPGVVPAPYDQGFALLAVLYGVPVMGFALLWFGLAAAMVARARRRGMGFSMTWWAFTFPVGTCVTGAESLARHTGLLALDRLAVALYALLLAAWAVAAVHTLRGVLSRALLTAPR from the coding sequence ATGGTCACCGCAGCCCAGCCCGTCCTCCCGCGCACCGCCGCCGGAACCCTGCGTCCGCGCGCCGCCGCCGTCCGCCACCTCGGCCCGAACTGGTACTCCTCGGTCATGGGCACGGCGATCGTGGCCACCGCGGGGGCCGGACTCCCCGGCGCCTTCCCGGGCCTGCGGACCTTCTGCCTCGTCGTCTGGGCGCTCTCGGCCGTCCTGCTCATGACACTGCTCGGCGCCCGTGCCCTGCACTGGACGCACCATCGCGACCAGGCCCGCGCCCACCTCCTCGACCCGGCCATGGCCCCCTTCTACGGCTGCCTCGCGATGGCCCTGCTGGCGGTGGGCGGCGCCACGCTCGTCGTCGGCCGGGACTGGATCGGAACACCCGCCGCGGTCGCCGTGGACGCCGTGCTGTTCGGTGTGGGGACGGTGGCCGCCCTCGCCGCCGCCCTGGCCGTCCCGTACCTGATGATCGTGCACCACCGCATACGGCCCGACCAGGCCACTCCCGTCTGGCTGCTCCCCCTCGTCGCGCCCATGGTCTCCGCCGCCGTCGGACCGCTGCTCGTCCCGCATCTCCCGCCGGGGCAGGCCCGCGAGGCCCTGCTCCTCGGCTGCTTCGCGCTCTTCGGGCTCAGCCTGCTGGCCACCTTCGTGATGCTGCCGGTGATCTTCTCCCGGCTGCTCACCGGGGGGCCGCTGCCGCTCGTCCTCACCCCCACGCTGTTCCTCGTCCTCGGTCCGCTCGGCCAGTCCACGACGGCCACCGGCAAGTTCGCCGACTTCGCGCCGGGTGTCGTACCGGCCCCGTACGACCAGGGCTTCGCCCTCCTGGCGGTGCTCTACGGGGTGCCCGTCATGGGCTTCGCGCTGCTGTGGTTCGGGTTGGCGGCCGCGATGGTGGCGCGGGCCCGCCGCCGGGGCATGGGGTTCTCGATGACGTGGTGGGCGTTCACCTTCCCGGTCGGGACCTGCGTCACCGGCGCCGAATCACTGGCCCGGCACACCGGACTGCTCGCCCTGGACCGGCTAGCCGTCGCCCTGTACGCGCTCCTGCTCGCCGCCTGGGCCGTGGCCGCCGTCCACACCCTGCGCGGCGTACTCAGCCGCGCCCTGCTCACGGCGCCTCGCTGA